In the genome of Melitaea cinxia chromosome 4, ilMelCinx1.1, whole genome shotgun sequence, the window TCGAGTAGTCCTTTGCGATGAGAATGGCAACACTTGCACCACAGTAAGTTGTATTTATACGTATAAATATAGAAGAAAGGAATTAATAACATAGAATATCCCTTCAAATTTATAGAAACTAACCACTATTGAGCTGAAATCGCTAGGTTTATGCTTCTTAAATCactctttctctttctttttCTCAGACTCTCGCTATTTCTCTCATACAGAGAAGATTAAAGATCTGCGATTAagtaatttctttataatttaaaattacgacattatttaatttcaatgaacAACCTTAATCTCTGCGATAGACTACGTTTTTATACATCATTATcaagaatatttaatttgatttatagaACAAGCAACCATTTTGCCAACCGAACGGTAATTCGGACTTTTCACGATTCTTAAGGTTTTATTCATAATCCACTCTTTGACTTAGATACACACTTACCGttttgataatacttaaaaaatagctttaagGCGATTGAAATATTGACTAATAGAATTATATTCTAGTAACTAAGTATTAATTGAgtattgttttactttttattccaGATATTTACATACACGGAAGAAAATGGTTGGATTGATAACATTCCAATGATTTTCAACGAACAAGGCAACGCTTTCATTACTATATTACCCAGTGTAAGTTCTATGAAATGTATTTACTCTCACAAAAGTTGTATAAAACTGTTAGATCAAAAAAAGTGAGGTAACTAacggtttattttttattcacacATCTTACCTTTTCATCTTACAATTTACTTACAAGCCAATGTATATAGTCAAAgcagttataataaaattaaaatttatttttactgaacTGAATGGATTGGATGGATGGATTGGCGGCATGGATTtggataatttatttcttataagtaggtactgtataaagaatatagccaccccctctcttcccgtgggtatcgtaagaggcgactaagggataacacagtttcactactttggaacttaaaaagccgaccgataacgggataaccatccaactgctgactttgaaatacacaggccgaagacgggcagcagcgtcttcggtacgacaaagccagccttgcggtcaccaacccgcctgcccagcgtggtgactatgggtaacacacatgagttcacgccatttttggcgcgaatttgtggaggcttatgtccagcagtggactgcaatagactgtaGTGATGATGTGATAGTGATGAAGTAGGTACTGATCGCTAATAGCTGTTTATGAAAAAATGGAGTTGATGCTTTGGGGAGATTTACAATGCATAAACCCAGACCAGACACAAAtagttgtaaaaatacaaatatctggcTCGAGAGAAAATGGAACGGGTGACCGTTAGCGTTAAGTCGATTTGCGTCACTTATTAGAACTCACCACTAAATAATGTTACTAACTAAAAACCTTACAATcataattacgcttcagcctgtaatatcccacttctgggcgtaggcctcttatcccatgtaggaaaaggatcagaggttaatacaccaagctgctccaatgcaggttgatggatgtattccctactgtgagtaacgatcgctataaggtgtacatgataacaaccgggaccgacggcttaatgtgctctccgaggcacggtggggagacccacaaagactacaCAAATACCCATACCACAGCAAACATCCGcctgaccaatacaaatgttggtcatgtgcggggatcgaacccgcaaccgtcagcgcatcagccacaaaccagcgctgtgaccgttgcgccaacgcgtcgtcgattcagtcataattaattatgataaatagttttcttattttattgtagttaaaCCTGATTGTAACTAAAATGTCATTGATGCTAATTATCCTGTAATTatggattttaattattactatttcagACAGTAAATGGTGTTCGTTACAAGCAAATAATCCAAGTATCCCAAGCAAGTCCTACTAACTGGGTTTCTGGACGTCGCACAAATACATCTCATACTGTTGCTGAAATTTTATCGTGGGCGGCAGATAATACTATGTGAGTTAACAATTTGATGTTTAACAATAGACGTATTGAGTATGTTTGTCATAGCTCAGAATTGATTACGATTAGCAAGCCCAAATTTATAACTCGGTCGGGTATGGTACCTTTATGGGCAACATTTAGCTAATAATACTCACGGATTTGCTTAGTCTAGGTATTTCCAAACTATTTTGTGCAATAGATCCCTAATGAAACTTGAACAACACTTGGgaagtatctatatatattttttcgtcttccttagaaggaccggaccaggcatgcatgatcaggactagataaggcatgtaacgcagatgattggtctggacctgatcaggatgagatgagatttcctgatcgggtccagatcatgAAATCTCATTTCATCCTGATCatccggttcggtccggtccttttaaaaaacacgaatgtatattcttgaaaaaaatttttaacaaaaaaaaaaagcgaattgatattatactagatcgttcaataagtcccgagactaacctggaaatggcgcatatattaaaaactcttttgatttttaaaaattactggctatcaatacaagaatatgtgtcaaatttttaaaaatggaacaataaaattattgattttgaaacatttaagtgacgctacggttgtaatttcgatacaatggaaaaaaatgcttcagggtaagagatttgactcaaatagtgaagttatcgcagcaacggaggcttattttgaagccaaagacaaatcgttctacacacatgggatagaaaagttagaaaagcgttggaggaactgtatcgctcttgaaggagactatgttgatgaataaaaattaattttataaaaagacctttttttagtacttagtctcgggacttattgaaccacgtgttaaatatgttacttaacataattattatgatatttatttccgtttatgttttccaatgtattatttatttatgtttttactttaaatattaattatttttttaattttatagtattaattcattattattatttattaaattttatttattaacttctaataattaactatttcctattacttacgactatcctgatctggaccggaccgggtcctgattcagtataccttaccatacttgattatattttacatcaggctatcctgatctggaccgatCCGgctcctgatccagtatgccttaccatacttgattatattttacatcaggctatccttgtctggaccagacttggtcctgatagagcttgtcGGATCTGgtatgcctcattctatcctgatccggtccagatacatgatctggttgagcctgaccttttttctagtcagGTTATATATCAGACTCTGACTCCCATGGCCATAATACTTTAAGACTCATATCTCaagttttttaattgatataaaatacttttcaatATGAAAACTGTGCGGTTTTCGTTTATGTCGATTCCTGAAATTCGGTTTCATTGCAATCGAAACTTTTAAGAAACACTAGATTAGCTGATGACTATGTGAGTGTATAGAGATGTGTTGAGCACGATACTCTCAGAAAACTGAAGTTCTTTTTTATCTactcaataaaatttttacttgggtaaaatttagttattttattattcgctattggactattttaatatatttcaataccTACTTGTAGCATGACATTAAAGcataaatactttttctttcAGATGGTACAAAGCCAATAGTGAAAGTGATAGAGCAGAACAACATATTTACTCACTTAACAGTGATAACGTTTTGAATTGCTTCACTTGTAACATTGTTCGACCTGGCGGAGGACAGTGTCTCTACAATGAAGCAACTATCTCCGATACTCGGATTACCATTAACTGCGCTGGACCTGACATCCCtcaaatctatatttataacctagtaagttaatttttactttacagGAAAGATGTCCGTGGACTACTAATAGACGTTTCTATTGTGTTATATTTAAGTAGATAGCTAATATCACTGTTCTTCGATTCTTCTTTTAAGGCAGAAcaactaatatattattagtatttgaaatattaaactGAAATCCAATTATTTACCGTATCATAGGGCAAGGATGTTTAGAACACAAATAACAATTTACGATggttatattatgaaaataaaaataatatttggttttatattaattttcagaATGGAACTATGGTGTCTGTATGGGATGACAATTCAAGAGTTGCTGAATTGACAGCAACATACAGCGTTCCTACCACATTACGTAGGACTGTACCTTTAGGTCCAGGTCTCCCTGACGCTGATGTTCTTCTTCAAGTGCCATCTGATTATTTATCTCGTTCAAACGTACCTCTTCTGGTTTATGTGTAAGATTTTTATTCAgttaataagttttaacatttatCTGGAAACGTTAAATTGCTTATATAATTACATGTTACTTAAATTGTCTTTGTTACACTTTTGtcaaaagaacaaaaaattctccctaaaaaagtaatacaaatatacactcttatatatcactagctgtgaccgcgacttcatccgcgtggaatttaacaaaaaagttattgttcgatTCGCAGATTCgctaagttattccttactatatcaggtatctgccagtaaaaatcccatcaaaatcggttcagctgtttcggagattagccggaaaaaacagacagacagacaaaaattgttaaaaatgttattttggtatatgtatcgtgtatacatcaatatgcgtttagtaaaaagcagttattttaatattacaaacagatactctaATTTTAGAATGATGAGAAAGTggaaataaaatcgaaaaaattatggtaaaaatgataaaattaattttaaggtaCTCGGTCTCTTAAAAACTTACTGATACTTACTTTCAATTTACGTGTTCTTACGCGGTTCAATCTCAATTCTTCGTTTGGTGCTTCGTTTGGTGTTTGTAACTAATCTTATAACtcatttatttcgtttttaggTACGGGGGCCCGGACACATCTTTAGTTACTAGGCAATGGAACGTCGACTGGGGCACATCACTAGTCAGTCGCTATGGCATTGCAGTCGCTCGTATTGATGGGAGAGGTTCTAGTCTTCGAGGAGTTGATAATATGTTTGCATTGAACAGAAGACTTGGAACTGTGGAAATTGAGGATCAAATTACTGTTACCAGGTAAGATTGGTCTGGTTTATCTTGATCTTGTTAATCAAAGGCTAACGAATCCGTTTATTAAGACGTAATCTGCCTTTATACCGCTGTacctgtaaaaatataattaagtaaaaaacatcGGTGTGCTACCACAGTGATTTATAAATTTAGCGGAGGTATGTCacagcagaatatatcctgcttaaaatgtGGAGCAGCATGACCACAACACgagtagatcacagctaaataatactgctttcaagcagtgttgtgttgtgtgggtcggcaacacgcttgcgatgcttttggtattgctgacatctataggctacggtaatcactttcCGTCATGCCGACtcatttgtaaataattgtatttgctcgcaaatgaaactAACCCGactgcaattacatcgacaagtaatacaacgtagatcgacgaaaaaatagtcaagtaactacgcgttatcaaagattactcgaaaagtagttatcagatctcgattaaatttatttgtcactacatgataaacatcagctttcgattaaattaaaaattatcaaaatcgatacacccagtaaaaagttatgcggattttcgagagtttctcctcgatttctctgggatcccatcatcagatcctaattTCCTTATCTTAATCTCTCCTCTTATcagaatatcttctttccaacaaaaaaagaattattaaaatcggtacatccagtaaaaagttatgcggtataatacaacgtaggttgacgaaaaaagcgtcaagtaaaaacgcattataagatataaatcgaaaagtagttgttagatcttaaataaatttaaatgggaccaaatgacacacatcacctttcgattaaaaaaaaattgtcgaaatcagtctacccagtcaaaagttctgatgtaacatacataaaaaaatacagtcgaagtcggttaaaaaaaaacactgtaaTGTAtacttattgaagtaaaacgtcTTCACGTGTGCTTGatttagggagtaagctggtgaatgcgtgacgagagcgttataaaaaatgtaatcggGTGAGGGGAACGgatgttgagagggagatataagttagcgaagatagaaagagagagttacgtttcctAAGTTTTAGTTcagccgtgtggtctaaagcgcgcgtggtctatttttttttctagatttCTGCAACAAGAGACTCACTGGATAGACCGCAACCGCACGTGTATCTGGGGCTGGTCGTACGGCGGGTACGCGGCGTCGCTGGCGCTGGCGCGCGGGGCGGACGTCTTCAGATGCGCTATTGCTGTTGCTCCAGTCGTCGATTGGAGATTTTATGGTATTATCTAGATTTAGCACTTTCAATTACTGTTGTTTACTCTAAGAGATTAGCAATGTGCGTGTAGTGAAGGTTTCCTAACGTATTTATTTTCGAGAAATATTGATGAATTAAGGGTGTTTtaattatcgtaaaaaaattattatgactaTGAAATATGTGTAATAAGGTATTATGAATTTCTAttggtaattatatttaactaaaatatcgTAATTCAATGAAGGCACtgtagtttaatttattattagcatAAGACTTTTTCATTAAACCTAAATTTTGTCACAGACACCATCTATACGGAAAGATACATGGACACTCCACAAGTGAACGTCGAAGGATATTCAAATTCGTCTCTCCTGACCGAGGAAGTGGTGAGTTTGTTTTCATGTTTTCCGGTAGATGGCGTTAATCAGTAATTAAGTTACAgtcgtttaattttttgtagtaCTGAACTATTTTTATCATTACAAACCATATAGAAATACATTAGGAAAAACTATGTGATACCCTTATTTAGAtctctttattttaattgtaaaaaaataaataaagcaatacCATAGCAGTAATTGACATGTGTTCCaaagtaattttttcttaatgttGGTTATTGTTTGTGTTACAGGTGGAAGCGTACAGAAATAAGCGGTACTTCTTAGTCCACGGAACTGAAGACGACAACGTACACTATCAACATGCCATGTTGATTTCCAGGCTGCTGCAACGAAGAGATGTCTACTTCACTCAAATGGTTAGAGATTTTAATAAGTAAAGAGCTTTATTTAATAGGTCTAGACCTGGTGTAGTGTTGAGATAATTTAATTGTCAACTGTCATGCGATACCTTCCTGTCATGGGGTACCTTTTGCAgcaaattttatatacttttttcttttttaagttttgtcttGGTAGTCGCTGTAACGTGCTTCAAAGAATAGGTAAATCTTCGATCTCGGTTGATAATATAAATCATCATTAGTTTAGGAGGTAAGGTAGCAATAAGGCCGTTCTGAAGCACATCGGCAGATTAAGCTCTTAACCTTCCTCCTATGTAGAATTTCATCaaacaatttaattgtttatttacgatTGTTACAGTATTTAAGGGTTCTAGCAATCAAATACGCACtacgaatttatttatttttatttttttattttattaggcaatccaacagcgttataatacaatagtatgttacaatataatgtataaaatggccaaaataggatcacactgatataaaaaaaaaaataatcattataaaatgcataactagacactatgtttaaaaaagtaataaaaagtaaaaaaagtaaacggcTAAGTTCCGTCTTAtccactgcagttagaggtgagtgCATGACATGAAGATGTGAATGtgtgttcgtgtaggtgtgtgcatgtaatataaataagtaaataaaaatcagaAACGCTTATtcaatcaattatatttattttgcaaaataatATGCCTtaattgttctttatttaaaaaatggtgAATAAAGTGTGAGTTTCAGTTCAGTTAATATTTATGAGAAGTAGAAAATATTCCGTAAAGTTAATTTTCAACTACATTTCAAgggtgttttattaaataattagttatGTAGGACGCTTCCGGTAGGGAAATGCGACCCAGATTTATTGCAGTTTGAAGGTCGTGCGACGTTCCAGGAAGAGATTGTGTAAAAGTTCGTCCcgttttaattgataaaaaattaaattgattgcGATGTTtctgtttttgttattaaatggTAACCGTTTCATTCTCTGTTATTTTTGAATCGATctctatttcttttaaatatttatttatttactctttttttgcacaccaacacaaaagtaacaaGAATTTTAATACCTGTTGTCTAATTTATATCCAGCgttttttgatgttttatttagtttatactCGTAAATCATTACCCACTGAATTTTTTCAtaaactgttatttttaatttctattacaGAGTTACACGGATGAGAACCACAGTCTTGTCGGCGTGAGACCTCATCTGTACCACGGTCTCGAGAAGTTCCTAAGAGAGAATATGTTTtaacattgtttatttaaatttaccgtTAAATATACTAAGTGAAATTTAAGACattccaataaaatattttacttagatagacgttattaaaatataatgaattattCTTCAATAGTCATTTGATCGTTTTTCGTAAGACGAAAGATTTTATCTTCATTATAGCAgatagtatattttattgaaaatggaAAACAGGATATATTGTACACATAGTTTGAAA includes:
- the LOC123669930 gene encoding venom dipeptidyl peptidase 4-like; protein product: MASNSTMEMGTSAQVLVARKKSRRVTYGIAFVAMLVTIGIVITLAVVLTGDDSSAEQIISTTQGPTIPTPTLIPPSSTTTTTTTTTTTEAPTSPSPGEINLDDIINGEFSSPIFNGTWTSNGEVLYRNANGDLVLYNVETDSPTVIVANTSQILQQSIQVAALSSDQRYVVLSFNEDSIYRHSFEARYAAIDIITNEVTNIVPPGVQPENAIIQNFVWGPTGTSLAFVYMNNIYYQQNLTSAPLQVSTTGQRGVIYNGVPDWVYEEEVFGSNNALWFSSNGTKMAYATFNDTNVRVMKIPHFGVPGSLDDQYTEHRDIRYPKPGTNNPLVSVSLRDLATNVERIYNPPSDINEPILKTVAFAGNDRIAIMWTNRVQTTLRVVLCDENGNTCTTIFTYTEENGWIDNIPMIFNEQGNAFITILPSTVNGVRYKQIIQVSQASPTNWVSGRRTNTSHTVAEILSWAADNTIWYKANSESDRAEQHIYSLNSDNVLNCFTCNIVRPGGGQCLYNEATISDTRITINCAGPDIPQIYIYNLNGTMVSVWDDNSRVAELTATYSVPTTLRRTVPLGPGLPDADVLLQVPSDYLSRSNVPLLVYVYGGPDTSLVTRQWNVDWGTSLVSRYGIAVARIDGRGSSLRGVDNMFALNRRLGTVEIEDQITVTRFLQQETHWIDRNRTCIWGWSYGGYAASLALARGADVFRCAIAVAPVVDWRFYDTIYTERYMDTPQVNVEGYSNSSLLTEEVVEAYRNKRYFLVHGTEDDNVHYQHAMLISRLLQRRDVYFTQMSYTDENHSLVGVRPHLYHGLEKFLRENMF